Proteins encoded by one window of Rubinisphaera margarita:
- a CDS encoding universal stress protein, with protein MKLLIGIDGSEHSRANEDFLLETLRGEEMTTELVSVVPVPSVAAYGYENMDLQQKLTESARYQARVDLEQAVGRFKGSGWQPWEVLLEGNPAHEIVARASKDNADLIALGARGFSGFKKFLLGSVSSTVVRHSSCPVLLHRPAEYTTRSPETLRVMLACDGSEPSDRAIQFLKEIPWRCRIELLIVRVIHLVEAFNVDALQHSSAEWKREVELCQQFLDGTKEVLSDVSDSIETQLHQSGNISEEILQVADRWKPELIVVGHQGHGAIKQFLLGSVAYRVAGHAPCSVLVVR; from the coding sequence ATGAAACTTCTGATTGGCATCGACGGTTCCGAGCATTCCCGGGCGAACGAAGACTTTCTGTTGGAAACACTCCGTGGCGAGGAGATGACGACCGAACTTGTCTCGGTTGTTCCCGTCCCCTCCGTGGCCGCTTATGGCTACGAAAACATGGATCTGCAGCAGAAGCTGACGGAATCGGCTCGGTATCAGGCTCGTGTCGACCTGGAGCAGGCGGTCGGGCGGTTCAAAGGTTCCGGCTGGCAGCCCTGGGAAGTTCTGTTAGAGGGGAATCCGGCGCACGAGATCGTCGCTCGAGCCAGTAAGGACAACGCGGATCTGATCGCGCTGGGAGCCCGCGGCTTCTCGGGATTCAAGAAGTTTCTTCTGGGAAGTGTTTCCTCGACCGTTGTTCGTCATTCTTCCTGTCCCGTGTTGCTCCATCGCCCCGCTGAATACACAACCCGCAGTCCGGAAACACTGCGGGTGATGCTGGCCTGCGATGGCTCCGAACCCTCGGATCGAGCGATTCAGTTTTTGAAAGAGATTCCCTGGCGTTGCAGGATTGAACTGCTCATCGTGCGTGTCATCCATCTGGTGGAAGCGTTCAATGTCGATGCTTTGCAGCACTCCAGCGCCGAGTGGAAACGGGAAGTGGAGCTTTGCCAGCAGTTTCTCGATGGAACGAAGGAAGTGCTCTCCGACGTTTCCGATTCGATTGAGACACAACTCCACCAGAGTGGAAACATCTCCGAAGAGATCCTGCAGGTCGCCGATCGCTGGAAACCGGAACTGATCGTCGTCGGCCATCAGGGACACGGGGCGATCAAACAGTTCCTGCTCGGTAGTGTCGCCTATCGAGTCGCCGGGCACGCCCCCTGCTCA
- a CDS encoding response regulator transcription factor: MSGHPQKIAIIDDHPAVRDGLATRISLEDDLTVCGEAEDVADGLELIRRTGPQVAVVDISLKSGNGLDLIRQARAENEFVRFLVWSMYDEDLYADRALRAGAMGYINKQAATDSIVTAIRSVLDNKIYLSSEMSSTLLHRLVMGQSGLQNQPEDALSDRELQVYEQIGLGRTTVEIAEALTLSSSTIETYRARIKQKLDCHSMADLARRASQWVLERG; encoded by the coding sequence ATGTCGGGACATCCCCAAAAGATCGCGATCATTGATGACCATCCTGCCGTGCGGGACGGGTTGGCGACGAGGATCTCGCTGGAAGACGATCTGACTGTTTGCGGTGAAGCTGAAGATGTCGCCGATGGACTCGAGTTGATCCGTCGTACGGGACCGCAGGTGGCGGTGGTGGACATCTCTCTCAAATCGGGGAACGGTCTCGACCTGATTCGCCAGGCCCGCGCAGAGAACGAGTTCGTCCGCTTTCTGGTGTGGTCGATGTACGACGAGGATCTTTATGCCGACCGCGCTCTTCGGGCGGGGGCTATGGGGTACATCAACAAGCAGGCCGCTACGGACAGTATCGTGACCGCGATCCGGAGTGTACTTGACAACAAGATCTATCTTTCTTCTGAGATGTCGTCGACCCTGCTTCACCGGCTGGTCATGGGACAGTCCGGTCTTCAGAACCAGCCGGAGGACGCTCTGTCCGATCGCGAGCTTCAGGTCTATGAACAGATCGGCCTGGGACGGACGACTGTAGAAATCGCCGAGGCGCTGACTCTCAGCTCAAGCACAATTGAGACCTATCGAGCCCGTATTAAGCAGAAGCTCGATTGCCATTCGATGGCCGACCTGGCCCGCCGCGCTTCCCAGTGGGTGCTCGAACGCGGCTGA
- a CDS encoding PAS domain-containing sensor histidine kinase — MPDAYNLSGLILRPANFDWIAMTDPAANAETLLQLLCRLIDETISTPEDLLRTLDAIEFALLVTTPRGEECPVIFANQAAAELTGYSVEELLDRDPRFLQTDDGNQGSLTTLRAAVARGIDCRVVVRNYRKDGSLFWNEITLIPIRATDGSLKYFVQLLKDVSNYEKVETEKQTVENTLRSILSSSADAIITIDQRGIIQDANAATEDIFGYSLQELLGQNVSILMPSPDREQHDSYLRRYLETGEARVIGIGREVTARHKTGRTFPAEIAIGQVPGKKLFTGIVRNLTERKQNEEALRREHQLNENIIATSRGVILILSPDGTIVQYNSFLEELSGWPLEETRGEEWADIFLPEADREPFRRRFYAAINGQTVQSFSPVLLTRSGERRLVEWEAVPMTSRTGQIVALLCTGQDTTERQRLEREVLEIAAEEQRRIGQDLHDVVGQELTGMAMLAETLTLALRKDENRHIRIAEKISRGVSEALTKIRLLSRGLNPVDIDTQGLMAALGATARRIREFHGIDCEFQCPETVPIPDNIVANQLYRIVEEATTNAIKHSAASRIIIRLEQSDDAIELAVIDNGVGIQNPRDGGLGLRIMNYRANRIGGILTVESAPEQGTSVTCRIASGNL, encoded by the coding sequence ATGCCTGACGCCTATAATCTGAGCGGACTTATTCTGCGCCCTGCTAATTTCGACTGGATCGCGATGACCGACCCCGCGGCGAATGCTGAGACTCTTCTTCAGCTGCTTTGCAGACTGATCGACGAAACGATCTCGACTCCCGAAGATCTCCTGAGGACTCTGGATGCAATCGAATTTGCTCTACTTGTGACGACGCCGCGTGGGGAGGAATGTCCGGTCATCTTTGCCAATCAGGCGGCTGCTGAACTAACAGGATATTCGGTCGAAGAGCTGCTGGACCGTGATCCACGATTTCTGCAAACGGACGACGGCAATCAGGGATCTCTGACGACGCTGCGAGCCGCAGTCGCAAGAGGAATTGACTGTCGCGTTGTTGTGCGGAACTATCGAAAAGATGGTAGTCTGTTCTGGAACGAGATCACTCTGATCCCGATTCGAGCGACGGATGGATCACTGAAGTACTTTGTCCAACTGCTCAAAGATGTTTCGAACTACGAGAAAGTTGAGACCGAAAAGCAGACCGTGGAGAACACGCTGCGATCGATTCTCAGTTCGTCGGCCGACGCCATCATTACAATTGATCAACGAGGCATCATTCAGGACGCCAACGCCGCGACGGAGGACATTTTCGGCTACTCCCTGCAGGAGTTACTTGGCCAGAACGTAAGCATCCTTATGCCCTCGCCCGACCGGGAGCAACACGACTCATATCTCAGACGTTACCTGGAAACGGGGGAAGCCCGGGTGATCGGAATCGGTCGTGAAGTAACGGCGCGTCATAAGACCGGAAGAACATTCCCGGCTGAGATTGCCATCGGCCAGGTCCCCGGCAAGAAACTCTTTACAGGCATCGTTCGAAACCTGACGGAGCGAAAGCAGAATGAAGAGGCCCTGCGTCGCGAGCATCAGTTGAATGAGAACATCATCGCAACGAGCCGGGGCGTGATCCTCATTCTGTCTCCGGACGGGACGATCGTGCAGTACAACTCATTTCTGGAAGAGCTCTCCGGATGGCCGCTGGAAGAGACGCGAGGAGAAGAGTGGGCCGATATTTTCCTGCCGGAGGCGGATCGCGAGCCTTTCCGGCGGCGGTTTTACGCAGCCATCAACGGCCAAACGGTTCAGTCATTCAGTCCTGTGCTTCTTACCCGTTCCGGAGAGCGACGGCTGGTTGAGTGGGAAGCCGTCCCCATGACATCTCGGACGGGCCAGATCGTTGCCCTGCTTTGCACTGGCCAGGATACGACCGAGCGGCAACGTCTTGAGCGAGAAGTTCTCGAAATTGCAGCCGAGGAACAACGACGGATTGGACAAGACCTGCACGATGTCGTCGGACAGGAACTGACCGGAATGGCGATGCTGGCCGAAACGTTGACGCTTGCTCTGCGCAAAGATGAAAATCGCCATATCAGAATTGCCGAGAAGATATCACGAGGCGTGAGCGAAGCCTTGACCAAAATCCGGCTTCTGAGCCGCGGCCTAAACCCGGTTGATATCGATACCCAGGGGCTCATGGCGGCGCTGGGGGCGACCGCTCGCCGGATCCGGGAGTTTCACGGGATTGACTGCGAATTTCAATGTCCGGAGACAGTTCCGATTCCGGACAACATCGTTGCGAATCAGCTGTACCGGATCGTCGAAGAGGCCACGACCAATGCCATTAAACATTCCGCGGCGTCCCGAATCATCATTCGACTCGAGCAATCGGACGATGCGATCGAACTGGCGGTCATCGACAATGGAGTTGGGATCCAGAACCCAAGGGACGGTGGGCTTGGGTTGCGAATCATGAACTATCGTGCCAATCGCATCGGTGGGATTCTGACAGTGGAGTCGGCTCCGGAGCAGGGAACATCAGTCACATGTCGGATCGCTTCAGGAAATCTTTAG
- a CDS encoding Hsp20 family protein produces MPWDVEQDAIAAELKNGVLHVILPKCEEAKAYKFSIRESV; encoded by the coding sequence ATTCCCTGGGATGTCGAACAGGATGCCATCGCCGCAGAGCTTAAGAACGGGGTGCTGCATGTCATTCTTCCGAAATGCGAAGAGGCGAAGGCCTACAAGTTCTCCATAAGAGAGTCGGTGTAA
- a CDS encoding SLC13 family permease: MGRICAAAVFGWGAAGGFGPLGLPVEQQIGFTITLMAALMWMTEAVPLFVTSLLVLFLSLAWLQPALDAVGRSVPPSVFTGPFFSDVILLFLGGFVLAAGLKRQSLDLYAAAILMRMSGSSLRKLLLVSMATTAFLSMWLSNTAATAMMLTLMLPLVHQLPTGASARTALLLGIPFSANIGGLGTPIGSPPNAIALQYLRDINAAPSFGVWVLIGFPGVIGMIGFSWGVLTTMFQVKGQVEPTNHNPIEIKWNRPTLLVLAVTASTILLWLTTDWHGYRSGVVALIPVLLFFGSGLLGVAELRNLSWDVLLLMGGGLCLGEVLATSGFAGTLVSWLPTEELSVYGTMVFFGCTACLLSSVMSNTATANLILPVAASLSLEPMRPILIGIAFACTLAMPLPVSTPPNALVFSSGELRLSDLQKAGSLITIAGCTLAFTTGWWWWKLWGLF; the protein is encoded by the coding sequence GTGGGGCGAATCTGCGCCGCCGCCGTGTTCGGCTGGGGGGCGGCCGGGGGATTTGGCCCGCTGGGGCTTCCCGTGGAACAGCAGATCGGTTTTACGATCACGCTAATGGCGGCTCTGATGTGGATGACCGAAGCCGTCCCGCTCTTCGTGACGAGTCTGCTGGTCCTCTTTCTGAGCCTCGCGTGGCTGCAGCCCGCTCTCGATGCAGTCGGAAGATCCGTTCCGCCGTCTGTCTTTACCGGACCATTCTTCTCGGATGTCATCCTGTTGTTCCTTGGCGGGTTTGTGCTCGCTGCTGGGCTCAAGCGGCAATCGCTCGATCTCTATGCCGCCGCGATCCTGATGAGAATGAGCGGTTCCTCGCTAAGGAAACTGCTGCTGGTCTCGATGGCCACGACCGCGTTTCTCTCGATGTGGTTGAGCAATACTGCGGCCACCGCGATGATGCTGACGTTGATGCTGCCGCTGGTCCATCAGTTGCCGACGGGCGCCTCGGCCCGCACCGCATTGCTTCTGGGCATTCCGTTTTCGGCCAACATCGGCGGACTCGGGACACCCATTGGCAGCCCTCCGAATGCGATCGCACTGCAGTATCTTCGCGATATCAACGCCGCCCCCAGTTTCGGGGTCTGGGTGCTCATCGGTTTCCCGGGCGTCATCGGAATGATCGGATTCAGCTGGGGCGTGCTGACAACGATGTTCCAGGTCAAAGGACAGGTCGAACCAACGAATCACAACCCGATCGAGATAAAATGGAATCGACCGACACTTCTCGTACTCGCCGTGACCGCATCCACAATTCTCTTATGGCTCACAACCGACTGGCATGGGTATCGGTCCGGTGTTGTTGCTCTGATTCCTGTCCTGCTGTTCTTTGGATCAGGCCTGCTTGGCGTCGCTGAATTGAGGAATCTGTCGTGGGACGTCCTGCTCCTGATGGGAGGCGGTCTGTGTCTCGGTGAAGTGCTGGCGACAAGCGGCTTCGCGGGAACTCTCGTCAGCTGGTTGCCAACAGAGGAGTTGTCCGTTTATGGAACCATGGTGTTTTTCGGCTGCACCGCCTGTCTGCTCTCGTCGGTCATGAGCAATACCGCCACGGCGAATCTAATCCTTCCGGTCGCCGCGTCCCTCTCGCTGGAGCCGATGCGTCCGATCCTGATCGGAATCGCGTTCGCCTGCACTCTGGCGATGCCGCTCCCCGTTTCGACGCCGCCGAATGCTTTGGTCTTCAGCAGCGGAGAACTCCGATTGAGCGATCTGCAGAAAGCCGGTTCCCTCATTACAATCGCAGGCTGTACTCTGGCCTTTACCACGGGCTGGTGGTGGTGGAAACTCTGGGGGTTGTTTTAA
- a CDS encoding glycosyltransferase family 39 protein has translation MIRLTRRKFSPGLLLVLSVATLVRMVMLWQWFDSPYWEYYRADHAFYKDWGLAIAGGAFSLGRVFEQGPLYAYWLGAIYAIFGDLDWPVLFVQLAAGVHTSCLVYWIGRRLRSEATGIGAGLITGLYGPLIYFELLVMKSWISPWLTVSICLIVLRQLDQVREPAKGWKPLISPAVVGCLIGLLCLVRENHVLLLLPAGIAGAVACSACSRWQRMIPATVMLAACLVTTLPATVHNLAVSGRLVWITSGGGEVFYMGWGPHATGYYQNPPFVRPDPFLEHEDFRLEASRRFGESVDHLQSSDYWMRTAIKEALTNPGRSVSLVSRKVLILFNDFEVPDSDFFTAARTVVPPFQFLPTLGWIAGLAFVGLFLLPWRDTRWLIILGILAVHVLSVVLTYNFARFRLGMIPILCLLSGSALTWILTGRKEEFEETAGVPVRAFGGFVAAAISLISFLPPPGFSEAGFIPIEEQFVGELNRRAELQQQARLLEARSFDGTDSEEALAIGQAWLAASQRFRAAEWLERALELDAGNVMAWQYLGVIRGKTGRFEVAADAFQQALNLTPDDPDLWANLGNARFHQALAGTLDHTRRTELLEAARSAYVTGLELDAHHQTCRQGLALCAGALSENGIP, from the coding sequence ATGATACGATTGACTCGCCGTAAGTTTTCCCCTGGACTTCTGCTTGTCCTGTCTGTGGCCACGCTGGTCCGCATGGTGATGCTCTGGCAATGGTTTGACTCCCCGTACTGGGAGTATTACCGGGCCGATCACGCGTTCTATAAAGACTGGGGACTCGCCATCGCAGGCGGGGCCTTCTCTCTCGGACGTGTCTTTGAACAGGGTCCGCTGTATGCATACTGGCTGGGAGCCATCTACGCGATATTTGGCGACCTGGACTGGCCAGTGCTGTTTGTCCAGCTGGCAGCCGGGGTCCACACGAGTTGTCTCGTGTACTGGATCGGCCGGCGACTCCGAAGCGAAGCCACGGGGATCGGGGCGGGATTGATCACGGGTCTGTATGGTCCGCTGATTTACTTTGAGTTGCTCGTTATGAAGTCCTGGATCTCTCCGTGGCTGACAGTCTCGATCTGTCTGATCGTGTTGCGACAGCTTGATCAAGTCCGAGAACCTGCAAAGGGATGGAAACCGCTAATCTCCCCTGCCGTCGTCGGCTGTCTGATCGGCCTGCTCTGCTTGGTCCGGGAGAATCACGTGCTGCTGCTCCTCCCGGCAGGGATCGCGGGTGCGGTTGCCTGTTCGGCGTGTTCACGGTGGCAACGAATGATCCCGGCGACTGTGATGCTCGCGGCCTGCCTTGTCACCACGCTCCCCGCGACAGTGCATAATCTGGCCGTGAGCGGTCGACTGGTCTGGATCACCTCCGGTGGTGGCGAGGTGTTCTATATGGGTTGGGGCCCTCACGCGACCGGATACTATCAGAACCCGCCTTTCGTGCGGCCGGATCCCTTTCTGGAGCATGAAGATTTCCGGCTGGAAGCGTCGCGACGGTTCGGTGAATCGGTCGATCACCTGCAGTCCTCTGACTACTGGATGCGAACCGCGATTAAAGAAGCCCTCACGAATCCGGGGCGCAGCGTGTCTCTGGTCAGTCGCAAGGTGCTGATCCTGTTCAACGACTTCGAAGTCCCCGACAGCGATTTCTTCACGGCGGCTCGCACCGTTGTCCCCCCTTTTCAGTTCCTGCCGACGCTCGGCTGGATTGCAGGACTCGCTTTTGTCGGACTGTTTCTCCTTCCCTGGCGAGACACCAGGTGGCTCATCATTCTGGGGATTCTCGCCGTCCATGTCTTGTCGGTCGTGCTCACGTATAACTTTGCCCGCTTCCGACTCGGAATGATTCCCATTCTTTGCCTTCTCTCGGGTTCAGCTCTGACATGGATCTTGACCGGAAGAAAGGAGGAGTTCGAGGAGACCGCCGGCGTTCCCGTGAGGGCGTTCGGAGGATTTGTGGCGGCTGCGATATCGCTAATCAGTTTTTTGCCTCCGCCCGGCTTTTCCGAAGCAGGCTTCATCCCGATCGAAGAGCAGTTTGTCGGCGAACTCAATCGTCGAGCCGAGTTGCAGCAGCAGGCACGACTCCTCGAAGCACGCTCGTTCGATGGAACCGACTCTGAAGAGGCTCTCGCCATCGGTCAGGCCTGGCTGGCTGCCAGCCAGCGGTTCCGCGCAGCCGAGTGGCTCGAGCGTGCTCTGGAACTCGATGCGGGGAATGTGATGGCCTGGCAGTATCTTGGCGTGATTCGCGGGAAGACCGGACGGTTCGAGGTCGCGGCGGATGCATTTCAGCAGGCTCTGAACCTGACTCCAGACGATCCTGATCTCTGGGCGAATCTAGGGAATGCCCGATTTCATCAGGCGCTCGCGGGAACTCTGGACCATACGCGGCGGACAGAATTGCTTGAAGCTGCCCGATCGGCCTATGTGACGGGGTTGGAACTCGACGCTCATCACCAGACGTGTCGTCAGGGGCTGGCTTTGTGCGCTGGCGCCCTCAGCGAGAATGGCATCCCGTGA
- a CDS encoding DUF1559 domain-containing protein: protein MSHRNPSHFRRAFTLIELLVVIAIIAILVALLLPAVQQAREAARRSSCKNNLKQIGLAMHNYHDTHTVFPPGWVIPKCPGVTDSDHRFIRHSPSWGFYLLPQLEQAAIYDLEDFQMNGACSGTPGQIGLLDTPTATNRYNSTLPAFSCPSDIKPRTGANSLGTASYVGVRGNDGNDGQDTTFARMNGMFWANSDCRMRDITDGTSNTLMVGEVSWEQYYSYGTGSQVKQGAWWPGIHEHKTDDLVAKSVNANFKFNGSSPNINNSNDGFGSLHDGGAQFVMADGSVRFISENIDNVNAVGTTPMGTFQRLGVRDDGLVVGEF from the coding sequence ATGTCGCATAGGAACCCGTCCCACTTTCGCCGAGCGTTCACGCTGATTGAATTGCTCGTCGTCATCGCGATCATTGCGATCCTTGTGGCGTTGCTGCTGCCCGCCGTGCAGCAGGCCCGAGAAGCTGCCCGCCGTTCGAGCTGTAAGAACAACCTGAAGCAGATTGGGCTGGCCATGCACAACTACCACGATACCCACACCGTGTTTCCTCCGGGCTGGGTCATTCCCAAGTGTCCGGGTGTTACAGACAGTGATCACCGCTTCATTCGGCACAGCCCGAGCTGGGGCTTCTATCTGCTGCCCCAACTGGAGCAGGCCGCCATCTACGACCTGGAAGACTTCCAGATGAACGGGGCATGCTCCGGAACTCCCGGACAGATCGGACTGCTGGATACGCCGACCGCGACGAATCGTTACAACTCCACTTTGCCGGCTTTCTCCTGTCCCAGTGACATCAAGCCGCGGACCGGAGCCAACAGCCTGGGAACGGCCAGCTACGTGGGCGTTCGCGGCAATGACGGCAACGACGGGCAAGACACGACCTTCGCTCGCATGAACGGCATGTTCTGGGCGAATTCGGACTGTCGGATGCGAGACATCACCGACGGAACCTCGAATACGTTGATGGTCGGCGAAGTCAGCTGGGAGCAGTATTATTCCTACGGCACCGGTAGCCAGGTGAAGCAGGGAGCCTGGTGGCCCGGCATTCATGAGCATAAGACGGATGATCTGGTTGCCAAATCGGTGAACGCGAACTTCAAGTTCAACGGCAGCAGCCCGAACATCAATAACAGCAACGACGGCTTCGGCAGCCTTCACGATGGCGGAGCGCAGTTCGTAATGGCCGATGGCTCGGTTCGCTTCATCAGCGAAAACATCGACAATGTCAACGCCGTCGGTACAACGCCGATGGGAACTTTCCAGCGTCTGGGCGTCCGCGATGACGGTCTTGTCGTCGGTGAGTTCTAA
- a CDS encoding protein kinase domain-containing protein: protein MPDFALESLSNRDLLDAWKSGNEAAAGVLVRRYHIRLTALVQARLGKRLGRRLDAEDVVLSAWRSAFLGFDRGMIAVPPDDDLWPFLATVTMRKLARQASRHSAGRRDMRNESAFEPGRFVEDVASKEPEPPALIMATDLMASALSEFSSQEQRIIEGLFQGEKQSELARTFGYSERTIRRLLTRFRKSLAGKDADAIVGVPGQQPAVPPNASSPGESWPSELVAVDYTDLKLHQLTGQGNFGKVYMATWLTQGTPVAVKFLRKKFWRNQQCVESLKNEVTRVHSLRHPGFVRVHGFGVTPHGGTLIVTDWIDGENLFQWKASSQPSLGEVGRCGLRIAEALREVHEAGLIHGDITPGNVLMRKDGSPVLVDFGFARAISDVSDLRLGGTPGFLAPEQVSSAFGPISPKTDVYGFGSLLYYLLTGGPPSQGGSIPETLREVVSDASPELSAIPSPLQDLIGRCLLKPQTARPASIPEVAAELQSRGRLG from the coding sequence ATGCCCGATTTCGCCCTCGAATCCCTTTCAAATCGTGATCTGCTCGACGCATGGAAGTCCGGAAATGAGGCCGCGGCTGGGGTACTCGTCCGCCGGTATCACATTCGGCTGACCGCCCTGGTTCAGGCACGTCTGGGCAAGAGATTGGGACGTCGTCTCGACGCGGAAGATGTCGTCCTTTCGGCTTGGCGAAGTGCGTTCCTGGGATTTGATCGCGGAATGATTGCAGTTCCGCCGGATGACGATTTATGGCCGTTCCTGGCGACGGTCACGATGCGGAAACTTGCTCGACAGGCCAGTCGGCATTCGGCGGGCCGCAGAGATATGCGTAACGAGTCCGCTTTTGAACCGGGAAGGTTCGTGGAGGATGTGGCCTCGAAAGAGCCCGAGCCGCCGGCGTTGATAATGGCGACCGACCTGATGGCGTCGGCCCTGAGCGAATTTTCTTCCCAGGAACAACGCATTATCGAAGGGCTCTTCCAGGGAGAGAAGCAATCCGAACTGGCTCGGACGTTCGGTTATTCGGAACGAACGATTCGTCGATTGCTGACGCGGTTCCGGAAGAGTCTCGCAGGAAAGGATGCCGACGCTATTGTCGGAGTACCGGGACAACAGCCGGCAGTTCCGCCGAATGCCAGTAGCCCCGGTGAGTCGTGGCCATCTGAGCTCGTGGCCGTCGATTATACCGATCTGAAGCTTCATCAGCTGACGGGCCAGGGAAATTTTGGGAAGGTGTATATGGCAACCTGGCTGACGCAGGGCACTCCTGTCGCGGTCAAGTTCCTGCGGAAGAAGTTCTGGCGTAATCAGCAGTGCGTCGAAAGCCTGAAGAACGAAGTCACCCGCGTTCATTCGCTGCGGCATCCCGGATTCGTCCGGGTACACGGTTTCGGAGTTACGCCCCATGGAGGCACACTGATCGTTACCGATTGGATCGATGGTGAGAATCTTTTTCAGTGGAAAGCCAGTTCGCAGCCGTCACTCGGGGAGGTGGGGCGATGCGGCCTGAGAATCGCCGAAGCTCTCCGCGAAGTCCACGAAGCCGGTCTCATTCACGGCGATATCACACCCGGCAACGTGCTGATGCGGAAGGATGGTTCGCCGGTCCTTGTCGATTTTGGATTCGCAAGGGCAATTAGCGACGTGTCGGACCTGCGGCTGGGAGGGACACCCGGCTTTCTGGCGCCAGAGCAGGTCTCTTCGGCTTTTGGTCCGATCAGCCCGAAAACCGACGTTTACGGTTTCGGGAGTCTACTCTACTACCTTCTGACCGGCGGGCCTCCCAGCCAGGGTGGGTCGATCCCTGAGACTTTGCGGGAGGTCGTTTCCGATGCTTCGCCCGAGCTTTCAGCGATCCCTTCACCTCTTCAGGACCTGATTGGCCGATGCCTCCTGAAACCACAAACTGCACGTCCGGCCAGTATTCCTGAGGTGGCTGCCGAGCTTCAATCGAGGGGGCGACTGGGCTGA
- a CDS encoding ferredoxin family protein: MVMVVTKPCSGCKYTDCVVACPVDAFHEGETMLYIGEECVECDACIPECPVEAIYLDQNVPAEWEHYIELNRTMSQHLPQITEKKEPLCE, from the coding sequence ATGGTGATGGTTGTTACGAAACCGTGTTCTGGCTGCAAGTACACTGACTGCGTCGTCGCCTGCCCGGTCGACGCGTTTCATGAGGGGGAAACCATGCTCTATATCGGCGAGGAATGCGTCGAATGTGATGCCTGCATCCCGGAATGTCCCGTTGAAGCCATTTACCTCGACCAGAATGTCCCGGCCGAATGGGAACACTACATCGAGTTGAATCGAACCATGTCTCAGCACCTTCCGCAGATCACGGAAAAGAAAGAGCCGCTCTGCGAGTGA
- a CDS encoding DUF1559 domain-containing protein: MKRRNAFTLIELLVVIAIIAILVALLLPAVQQAREAARRSSCKNNLKQIGLALHNYHDTHGVFPILFGRSGLTAPNSCPNQCGLWGWGAMILPQLEQPAVYDQLKVGDVKLQDAVADATSLQTMQNGFAAYRCPSDIAPAVNSEREVPDSSGAGGGFQPVATSNYVASNNSYDLERDNPNGLFVPGQLSAKSFRDMLDGTSNTIAIGERAWRLEQTDLKAAVVFGTMDDSEASSANGLVYISACGRYGINTTTTSSDRGFSSQHQGGAQFLLADGAVRFISENIDLNATTSATDSTFEQLIDIQDNQVIGEF; the protein is encoded by the coding sequence ATGAAGAGACGCAACGCTTTCACCCTGATTGAACTTCTTGTGGTCATCGCGATCATCGCTATTCTGGTTGCCTTGCTGCTTCCCGCGGTCCAACAGGCCCGCGAGGCCGCCCGTCGATCGAGCTGCAAAAACAATCTCAAGCAGATCGGACTGGCGCTCCACAACTATCATGACACACACGGAGTCTTCCCAATCCTGTTTGGGCGATCAGGACTGACCGCACCGAACAGCTGTCCGAACCAGTGCGGCCTCTGGGGCTGGGGGGCGATGATTCTGCCTCAGCTCGAACAGCCGGCCGTCTACGACCAGTTGAAGGTCGGAGATGTCAAACTTCAGGACGCCGTCGCCGATGCGACCAGTCTTCAGACGATGCAGAACGGTTTCGCCGCGTATCGTTGTCCTTCCGATATCGCTCCGGCTGTCAACAGCGAGCGGGAAGTTCCTGATTCCAGTGGAGCCGGCGGCGGCTTCCAGCCGGTCGCGACTTCGAATTACGTCGCATCCAATAACAGTTACGATCTGGAACGGGACAACCCGAACGGATTGTTTGTTCCGGGACAGCTTTCCGCCAAGAGTTTCCGAGACATGCTCGATGGCACGAGTAATACGATCGCGATTGGCGAACGGGCCTGGAGACTGGAGCAGACCGATCTGAAGGCAGCCGTCGTGTTCGGCACGATGGACGATTCCGAAGCCAGCAGCGCCAATGGTCTGGTCTACATTTCCGCATGCGGACGCTATGGGATCAACACCACGACCACGAGCAGCGATCGTGGCTTCAGCAGCCAGCACCAGGGCGGTGCTCAGTTCCTTCTGGCCGATGGGGCCGTCCGCTTTATCAGCGAGAACATCGATCTGAACGCCACGACCTCGGCTACTGACAGCACCTTCGAACAACTGATCGACATCCAGGACAACCAGGTGATCGGCGAGTTCTAA